The Thunnus maccoyii chromosome 9, fThuMac1.1, whole genome shotgun sequence genome includes a region encoding these proteins:
- the LOC121903422 gene encoding uncharacterized protein LOC121903422 isoform X1, protein MKSAVIAFLTCLLVLYVQGKSDTASSCKCLNGYVGRVNSKVIKGMPVIHQPSVFCLKTEIIVTIADQKKCVNPESPLGKIILKNMSRQKKNEAVSMTTTTSQTNTQSSTSHHTTSTM, encoded by the exons ATGAAGTCAGCTGTCATTGCCTTTCTCACCTGCCTGCTTGTCCTCTATGTACAAG GAAAATCAGACACCGCTAGTTCATGCAAGTGTTTAAACGGTTATGTCGGCCGGGTCAACTCAAAGGTCATCAAGGGAATGCCAGTCATACACCAACCAAGTGTCTTCTGTCTAAAGACAGAAATTAT TGTCACAATAGCAGATCAGAAGAAGTGTGTGAATCCAGAGTCACCACTGGGAAAAATCATTCTGAAAAACATGAGCAG GCAAAAGAAGAATGAAGCTGTGAGCATGACGACGACTACCAGTCAAACTAATACACAGAGTTCAACGAGTCACCACACAACATCCACCATGTAG
- the LOC121903422 gene encoding growth-regulated alpha protein-like isoform X2 produces the protein MKSAVIAFLTCLLVLYVQGQSDTASSCKCLNGYVGRVNTKVIQGMPVIHQSSVFCLKTEIIVTIADKKKCVNPASPLGKIILQNMSKQKKNEAVSMTTTTSQTNTQSSTSHHTTSTM, from the exons ATGAAGTCAGCTGTCATTGCCTTTCTCACCTGCCTGCTTGTCCTCTATGTACAAG GACAATCAGACACCGCTAGTTCATGCAAGTGTTTAAACGGTTATGTCGGCCGGGTCAACACAAAGGTCATCCAGGGAATGCCAGTCATACACCAATCAAGTGTCTTCTGTCTAAAGACAGAAATTAT TGTCACAATAGCAGATAAGAAGAAGTGTGTGAATCCAGCGTCACCACTGGGAAAAATCATTCTGCAAAACATGAGCAA GCAAAAGAAGAATGAAGCTGTGAGCATGACGACGACTACCAGTCAAACTAATACACAGAGTTCAACGAGTCACCACACAACATCCACCATGTAG
- the LOC121903422 gene encoding uncharacterized protein LOC121903422 isoform X3, whose amino-acid sequence MKSAVIAFLTCLLVLYVQGKSDTASSCKCLNGYVGRVNSKVIKGMPVIHQPSVFCLKTEIIVTIADQKKCVNPESPLGKIILKNMQKKNEAVSMTTTTSQTNTQSSTSHHTTSTM is encoded by the exons ATGAAGTCAGCTGTCATTGCCTTTCTCACCTGCCTGCTTGTCCTCTATGTACAAG GAAAATCAGACACCGCTAGTTCATGCAAGTGTTTAAACGGTTATGTCGGCCGGGTCAACTCAAAGGTCATCAAGGGAATGCCAGTCATACACCAACCAAGTGTCTTCTGTCTAAAGACAGAAATTAT TGTCACAATAGCAGATCAGAAGAAGTGTGTGAATCCAGAGTCACCACTGGGAAAAATCATTCTGAAAAACAT GCAAAAGAAGAATGAAGCTGTGAGCATGACGACGACTACCAGTCAAACTAATACACAGAGTTCAACGAGTCACCACACAACATCCACCATGTAG
- the LOC121903422 gene encoding uncharacterized protein LOC121903422 isoform X4 — MKSAVIAFLTCLLVLYVQGKSDTASSCKCLNGYVGRVNSKVIKGMPVIHQPSVFCLKTEIIVTIADQKKCVNPESPLGKIILKNMSRQKK; from the exons ATGAAGTCAGCTGTCATTGCCTTTCTCACCTGCCTGCTTGTCCTCTATGTACAAG GAAAATCAGACACCGCTAGTTCATGCAAGTGTTTAAACGGTTATGTCGGCCGGGTCAACTCAAAGGTCATCAAGGGAATGCCAGTCATACACCAACCAAGTGTCTTCTGTCTAAAGACAGAAATTAT TGTCACAATAGCAGATCAGAAGAAGTGTGTGAATCCAGAGTCACCACTGGGAAAAATCATTCTGAAAAACATGAGCAG GCAAAAGAAATGA